The following proteins come from a genomic window of Microbacterium lemovicicum:
- a CDS encoding ATP-dependent DNA ligase has translation MGYFQYDGSTKTDIEDRVLAHLQIVIGAKLRRSESFYFTWKEDVSLGSGRTTVWIHAGAGLKFKFHGSRQPAINPAWLTALTMTANSATGLYVVPEPADDHVVRERESMLVG, from the coding sequence ATGGGATATTTCCAGTACGACGGCTCGACCAAGACCGACATCGAGGACCGGGTCCTCGCCCACCTCCAGATCGTCATCGGGGCAAAGCTCCGACGCTCGGAGAGCTTCTACTTCACGTGGAAGGAAGACGTCAGCCTCGGCTCAGGACGGACCACGGTGTGGATACATGCCGGCGCCGGCCTCAAGTTCAAGTTCCACGGCAGCCGCCAGCCGGCCATCAACCCGGCGTGGCTCACCGCGCTCACGATGACCGCCAACTCCGCGACCGGGCTGTACGTCGTGCCCGAGCCGGCGGATGATCACGTCGTGCGCGAACGCGAATCGATGCTCGTCGGCTGA
- a CDS encoding DoxX family protein, which translates to MKRSRRRPVSPIDVTRTVARSGLAALLVGAGISHLSWGRRGYRIVVPDWATTMLRTDKDAIVVASGVVEVMLGAALVALPKERRTVGAAIAAFFVAVFPGNVHQWRTGRSAPLLDTERRRFGRLFLQPVLVAWALWAGR; encoded by the coding sequence ATGAAGCGCTCCCGCAGGCGACCCGTCAGCCCGATCGACGTGACGCGGACGGTGGCCCGCTCGGGCCTGGCCGCTCTGCTGGTCGGGGCGGGGATCTCACACCTCTCGTGGGGCCGCCGCGGGTACCGGATCGTGGTGCCCGACTGGGCGACCACGATGCTCCGCACCGACAAGGACGCGATCGTCGTCGCATCGGGCGTCGTCGAGGTCATGCTCGGCGCCGCGCTCGTCGCGCTGCCGAAGGAGCGGCGCACCGTCGGCGCCGCGATCGCTGCATTCTTCGTGGCGGTCTTCCCGGGCAACGTCCACCAGTGGCGCACCGGGCGGTCCGCGCCCCTGCTCGACACCGAGCGCCGCCGCTTCGGCCGCCTGTTCCTGCAGCCGGTCCTCGTCGCGTGGGCACTCTGGGCGGGTCGCTGA
- a CDS encoding LLM class flavin-dependent oxidoreductase, whose protein sequence is MTTRGFLSLGIAGSLGPAAGARVAVAAEQAGFHTLWVNDTADGDSLAVLAAAAAVTERIGLATGVIAVDRRSAGDIAAAVASHDLPRARLTLGVGSGQLRHGALKAVRETVDTLRAEAALRVVVGALGPKMRALAVEHGDGVLLNWLTPETAAGQAREAHALAPDTSVILYARTSVDAAARGRRDAEAARYAGFPNYAANFERLGIDVLDTVLPRRDEDVAAGAETFAAAVDELVLRAITPTDDVDAYLRFVDTAAEALDLRG, encoded by the coding sequence ATGACCACGCGCGGCTTCCTCTCCCTCGGCATCGCCGGATCCCTCGGACCGGCCGCGGGCGCCCGCGTGGCCGTCGCGGCCGAGCAGGCCGGATTCCACACGCTGTGGGTCAACGACACCGCCGACGGAGACTCCCTCGCCGTCCTCGCTGCGGCCGCGGCCGTCACCGAGCGCATCGGCCTGGCCACCGGCGTCATCGCCGTCGACCGCCGATCGGCCGGCGACATCGCGGCGGCCGTGGCATCCCATGATCTTCCGCGCGCGCGACTGACGCTGGGCGTCGGGTCGGGGCAGCTCCGCCACGGCGCCCTGAAGGCTGTCCGCGAGACCGTCGACACCCTGCGTGCGGAGGCGGCACTGCGGGTCGTCGTCGGCGCGCTCGGCCCGAAGATGCGCGCCCTCGCGGTCGAGCACGGCGACGGGGTGCTTCTGAACTGGCTGACCCCGGAGACGGCCGCGGGCCAGGCGCGCGAGGCGCATGCGCTCGCACCGGACACCTCGGTCATCCTCTATGCCCGGACGTCGGTGGATGCCGCGGCCCGCGGCCGACGCGACGCCGAGGCGGCGCGCTATGCCGGCTTCCCGAACTACGCGGCGAACTTCGAGCGGCTCGGCATCGACGTACTCGACACGGTCCTTCCCCGACGGGACGAGGACGTCGCGGCCGGCGCGGAGACGTTCGCCGCCGCCGTGGACGAGCTCGTGCTGCGCGCGATCACCCCGACCGACGACGTCGACGCCTACCTGAGGTTCGTCGACACCGCGGCAGAGGCCCTCGACCTGCGCGGCTGA
- a CDS encoding alpha-keto acid decarboxylase family protein — protein MTTDVEGREYAYTVADYLLDRMAECGIRHLFGVPGDFTLGFLDHVERHPLIAWVGTANELGAAYAADGYARLAGLGALSTTFGVGELSALAGVAGSSAEHVPVLHLVGAPTIATQSARRATHHTLGDGDFDHFSRMTAEVTVAQGRPTADGYAAEIDRVIVAARDRRLPGYLLLAADVAEAPASPPSAPLPSHPGVTTAEAASAFRSALTSRLASARSLAVLADILVSRVGAEEHLHRLLGLGVPHATLLWGRRVVDESADAYLGSYLGAASETAVRTVIEDSDLLVLAGVQFTDLTSGFFSQRIEPARTIELRGEYAAIAGQRFEPLAMADALDILTDAVRTADEKLFLVRPGGGADQPAPLALSPDAPLGQAALWSEVTAFLRAGDIVLADQGTSFYGMAGHRLPSGVTLIGQPLWAAIGFTLPALLGAALARPDRRPVLLIGDGAAQLTSAELGTILRHDIPAVIVVVDNGGYTVERAIHGLQEQYNDIARWDWTALTRAMDAAGTATAVRVTTNGHLHRALADARDADTLTLIQAVVPPLDVPPVLRAVAAAASSANRPG, from the coding sequence GTGACCACTGACGTCGAAGGCCGGGAGTACGCCTACACCGTCGCCGACTACCTGCTCGATCGAATGGCCGAGTGCGGCATCCGTCATCTCTTCGGCGTGCCCGGCGATTTCACGCTGGGCTTCCTCGACCACGTCGAGCGCCACCCGCTCATCGCGTGGGTCGGGACCGCGAACGAGCTCGGCGCCGCTTACGCCGCCGACGGCTACGCCCGCCTCGCAGGGCTCGGAGCGCTGAGCACCACCTTCGGCGTCGGCGAGCTGTCGGCCCTCGCCGGCGTGGCCGGCAGCAGCGCCGAGCACGTGCCGGTGCTGCACCTCGTGGGTGCGCCGACCATCGCGACGCAGTCCGCCCGTCGTGCGACCCACCACACGCTCGGCGACGGCGACTTCGACCACTTCTCGCGCATGACCGCCGAGGTCACCGTGGCCCAGGGACGCCCGACGGCCGACGGCTATGCGGCGGAGATCGACCGCGTCATCGTCGCCGCCCGCGATAGACGCCTCCCGGGCTACCTGCTCCTCGCCGCCGACGTCGCCGAGGCGCCCGCGTCGCCGCCGTCCGCTCCCCTGCCCTCCCACCCGGGGGTGACGACCGCCGAGGCCGCGTCGGCGTTCCGCTCCGCGCTGACGTCCCGTCTGGCATCCGCCCGGTCGCTCGCCGTGCTGGCCGACATCCTGGTGTCCCGCGTCGGCGCCGAGGAGCACCTGCATCGGCTGCTCGGCCTGGGCGTCCCGCACGCGACGCTGCTGTGGGGTCGACGCGTCGTCGACGAGTCCGCCGACGCCTACCTCGGCTCGTACCTGGGCGCCGCCAGCGAGACCGCCGTCCGCACGGTCATCGAGGACTCCGACCTGCTTGTTCTGGCGGGCGTGCAGTTCACCGACCTGACGAGCGGCTTCTTCTCGCAGCGGATCGAGCCCGCGCGCACGATCGAGCTGCGCGGCGAGTACGCCGCCATCGCGGGGCAGCGCTTCGAGCCGCTCGCCATGGCCGACGCGCTCGACATCCTGACGGACGCCGTTCGAACGGCCGACGAGAAGCTTTTCCTCGTGCGGCCCGGCGGCGGTGCGGATCAGCCCGCACCGCTCGCGCTGTCGCCCGACGCGCCGCTCGGGCAGGCCGCCCTCTGGAGCGAGGTGACCGCCTTCCTGCGCGCCGGCGACATCGTGCTCGCCGACCAGGGCACGTCTTTCTACGGCATGGCCGGGCACCGCCTCCCCTCGGGCGTTACCCTCATCGGCCAGCCGCTCTGGGCGGCGATCGGATTCACTCTTCCCGCCCTGCTGGGCGCCGCTCTCGCCCGTCCCGACCGGCGCCCGGTGCTGCTCATCGGCGACGGAGCCGCGCAGCTCACCAGCGCCGAGCTCGGCACGATCCTGCGCCACGACATCCCTGCCGTCATCGTGGTCGTCGACAACGGCGGCTACACCGTCGAGCGCGCCATCCACGGCCTGCAGGAGCAGTACAACGACATCGCCCGGTGGGACTGGACGGCACTGACGAGGGCGATGGATGCTGCGGGCACCGCCACGGCGGTCCGCGTGACCACGAACGGCCACCTGCACCGGGCTCTCGCGGACGCCCGCGACGCGGACACCCTGACCCTCATCCAGGCCGTCGTGCCGCCCCTCGACGTACCGCCGGTGCTGCGCGCTGTCGCCGCCGCCGCGTCGTCCGCCAACCGGCCCGGCTGA
- a CDS encoding DUF3817 domain-containing protein, whose amino-acid sequence MFRTPLTLFRTLAIAEAVSWTLLIAGLILRAAAGADVAVTIGGGIHGFVFLAYAATAVLVAKNQRWTAAPAVIAVVSAVIPYATVPTEIWLTRTGRLDGSWRLEATADPRDAAWHDRFMRSLLRRPLLLVVGVVVAVVVVFTVLLIVGPPGGRG is encoded by the coding sequence GTGTTCCGCACACCGCTCACCCTGTTCCGCACCCTGGCGATCGCCGAAGCCGTCTCATGGACGCTCCTCATCGCCGGGCTCATCCTGCGCGCGGCAGCGGGAGCGGACGTCGCCGTGACGATCGGCGGCGGCATCCACGGGTTCGTCTTCCTCGCCTACGCGGCGACGGCCGTACTCGTGGCGAAGAACCAGCGGTGGACGGCCGCGCCCGCGGTCATCGCGGTCGTCAGCGCTGTCATCCCCTACGCGACCGTGCCGACCGAGATCTGGCTGACGCGCACCGGACGGCTGGACGGCTCGTGGCGGCTGGAGGCGACGGCGGACCCGAGGGATGCGGCGTGGCACGACCGGTTCATGCGGTCGCTCCTGCGTCGGCCTCTCCTGCTGGTCGTCGGCGTCGTCGTCGCCGTGGTGGTCGTGTTCACCGTGCTGCTGATCGTGGGTCCGCCGGGCGGTCGCGGCTGA
- a CDS encoding EI24 domain-containing protein: protein MREFGRGIRMLFAGFGWWGRRPGVMALGLVPAALVGIVLVGLLITLAAFLPGLADATTPFADSWPPALSSAFRIAVGTAFFAGALFLCAITFTALTLMVGEPFYDRVWRSVENGLGGSVPDQPYGFWRAAGDGARLIARGILVALLAGLLGLIPVVGAVAGTVVGTLLTGWLLADELCSRALTARGLDRAARRTLLRAHRGRALGFGVATQLCFLVPLGAVAVMPAAVAGSTMLARALVGESDGLARPVDPSVTSVELSRDRPADPRSAAR from the coding sequence ATGCGGGAGTTCGGACGCGGGATCAGAATGCTGTTCGCGGGATTCGGCTGGTGGGGCCGACGCCCGGGGGTGATGGCACTGGGGCTCGTCCCGGCGGCGCTCGTGGGCATCGTCCTGGTCGGGCTGCTGATCACGCTGGCCGCCTTCCTGCCCGGCCTGGCGGACGCGACGACACCCTTCGCCGACTCGTGGCCGCCGGCGCTGTCGAGCGCGTTCCGGATCGCCGTCGGCACGGCGTTCTTCGCGGGCGCCCTCTTCCTCTGCGCGATCACGTTCACGGCGCTCACGCTCATGGTGGGCGAGCCGTTCTACGACCGCGTGTGGCGCTCGGTCGAGAACGGGCTCGGCGGATCCGTGCCCGACCAGCCCTACGGCTTCTGGCGTGCGGCAGGCGACGGAGCGCGTCTGATCGCGCGCGGCATCCTGGTCGCCCTCCTGGCGGGTCTCCTCGGCCTCATTCCGGTCGTGGGGGCGGTGGCCGGCACCGTCGTCGGCACACTGCTCACCGGCTGGCTCCTCGCAGACGAGCTGTGCTCACGCGCGCTCACTGCGCGCGGTCTGGACAGGGCGGCCCGCCGCACGCTTCTGCGCGCCCACCGAGGGCGTGCCCTCGGCTTCGGCGTCGCGACGCAGCTCTGCTTCCTCGTCCCGCTGGGAGCCGTCGCGGTCATGCCCGCAGCCGTCGCCGGATCGACCATGCTCGCCCGCGCCCTGGTCGGCGAGTCAGACGGGCTCGCACGCCCGGTCGATCCGTCGGTCACGAGCGTCGAGCTCAGCCGCGACCGCCCGGCGGACCCACGATCAGCAGCACGGTGA
- a CDS encoding ATP-dependent Clp protease ATP-binding subunit produces the protein MPEDFTPDGADNGSSAFDDFLARYIEGERARSSRSIDLSRFLSARTQSILQDAGRFALERGQGELDALHVLHVIVQHEPAEDAVRRVGADPAQIARAAADRLPAPSTSTSVDAAVIAPSVQRALFHAYQVARASGSTYVDPEHLFFALVIGQDAPAGQVLARAGVTAEALTQGMREEVTTAGTPVSDDADAAASVTPMLDRFGTDLTERARSGALDPVIGRSDEIEQTIEILSRRTKNNPVLVGEAGVGKTAIVEGLAQAIVDGAVPEQLRDKRVISLDLPAMLAGTRYRGDFEERLTQTMDEVAAAEGAYIVFIDEVHTVVGAGGGGEGAMDAGNILKPRLARGELHLVGATTLKEYRTIEKDPALERRFQPVRVGEPSIEDAVLIMRGLRIAYEQHHAVTYTDEALRAAVELGDRYLPDRVLPDKAIDLIDQAGARLRLKLGVAVDVSALIARLAELEADKNAAVSAEHYEDASRLRDAIAEVQSRLDEVSARSAISTDREAVVDDTQIAAVISRATGIPVNRLTETERGRLASLEGELHERVIGQDEAVAAVAKAVRRNRTGMGDAHRPVGSFLFLGPTGVGKTELAKALAGSLFDDDTAVIRFDMSEFGERHTVSRLVGAPPGYVGYDEAGQLTERVRRNPYSIVLFDEIEKAHPDVFNLLLQVLDDGRLTDGQGRTVDFRNTVIVMTSNIGSEFLASRSGAIGFLADGGGPTGFGSEKDLRDRVMGRLREAMRPEFLNRIDEIVTFRKLDRVQLERIVHLLLQATSARLARREVALEVTDAAAAWIAEHGYEPEYGARPLRRLIQREVDDRIAELFVDGVLVDGGSVTVDAADGALVVTAGAELAQAA, from the coding sequence ATGCCTGAAGACTTCACCCCCGACGGCGCCGACAACGGCTCGAGCGCTTTCGACGACTTCCTCGCCCGCTACATCGAGGGCGAGCGCGCCCGCTCGTCGCGCTCGATCGACCTGAGCCGCTTTCTCAGCGCGCGCACCCAGTCGATCCTGCAGGACGCCGGGCGCTTCGCCCTCGAGCGCGGCCAGGGCGAGCTCGACGCCCTGCACGTGCTGCACGTCATCGTCCAGCACGAGCCGGCCGAAGACGCGGTGCGGCGCGTCGGCGCGGACCCCGCGCAGATCGCCCGCGCCGCCGCGGACCGCCTGCCGGCGCCGTCGACCTCGACCTCGGTCGACGCCGCGGTGATCGCGCCGTCGGTGCAGCGCGCGCTCTTCCACGCCTACCAGGTCGCCCGCGCGTCCGGCTCGACCTACGTCGACCCCGAGCACCTCTTCTTCGCCCTCGTCATCGGCCAGGACGCTCCCGCGGGCCAGGTGCTCGCGCGCGCCGGCGTCACAGCCGAGGCGCTGACGCAGGGCATGCGCGAGGAGGTCACGACCGCGGGCACTCCGGTGTCCGACGACGCGGATGCCGCGGCATCCGTCACTCCGATGCTCGACCGTTTCGGCACAGACCTCACCGAGCGCGCGCGCTCCGGCGCCCTCGATCCGGTGATCGGCCGGTCGGACGAGATCGAGCAGACGATCGAGATCCTCAGTCGCCGCACGAAGAACAACCCCGTGCTCGTCGGCGAGGCCGGCGTCGGCAAGACCGCGATCGTGGAGGGCCTCGCCCAGGCGATCGTCGACGGCGCCGTGCCGGAGCAGCTGCGCGACAAGCGCGTCATCTCGCTCGATCTGCCCGCGATGCTCGCCGGCACCCGCTACCGCGGCGACTTCGAGGAGCGCCTCACCCAGACGATGGACGAGGTGGCCGCCGCCGAGGGCGCCTACATCGTCTTCATCGACGAGGTGCACACCGTGGTCGGCGCCGGTGGCGGCGGCGAGGGAGCGATGGACGCGGGCAACATCCTCAAGCCGCGCCTCGCGCGCGGTGAGCTGCACCTCGTGGGTGCGACGACGCTCAAGGAGTACCGCACGATCGAGAAGGACCCGGCGCTGGAGCGCCGTTTCCAGCCCGTGCGCGTCGGAGAGCCCTCGATCGAGGACGCCGTGCTCATTATGCGCGGTCTCCGCATCGCCTACGAGCAGCACCACGCCGTGACCTACACCGACGAGGCGCTGCGCGCCGCCGTCGAGCTCGGTGACCGCTACCTGCCCGACCGCGTGCTGCCCGATAAGGCGATCGACCTCATCGACCAGGCCGGCGCCCGGCTGCGGCTGAAGCTCGGCGTGGCGGTCGACGTGTCGGCGCTGATCGCGCGCCTGGCCGAACTCGAGGCCGACAAGAACGCGGCCGTCTCGGCGGAGCACTACGAGGATGCCTCGCGCCTGCGCGACGCCATCGCCGAGGTGCAGTCGCGCCTGGATGAGGTCTCCGCGCGTTCGGCCATCTCGACCGATCGTGAGGCCGTGGTCGACGACACGCAGATCGCCGCCGTGATCAGCCGGGCCACCGGCATCCCCGTCAACCGTCTCACCGAGACGGAGCGCGGACGTCTGGCGTCGCTGGAGGGCGAACTGCACGAGCGCGTCATCGGTCAGGACGAGGCGGTCGCGGCTGTGGCCAAGGCGGTGCGTCGCAACCGCACCGGCATGGGCGACGCGCACCGTCCGGTCGGCTCGTTCCTCTTCCTCGGCCCGACCGGTGTCGGCAAGACCGAGCTGGCGAAGGCCCTGGCCGGATCCCTGTTCGACGACGACACCGCCGTCATCCGCTTCGACATGAGCGAGTTCGGCGAGCGGCACACCGTGTCGCGGCTCGTCGGTGCCCCTCCGGGATACGTCGGATACGACGAGGCCGGCCAGCTCACCGAGCGCGTACGGCGCAACCCGTATTCGATCGTGCTGTTCGACGAGATCGAGAAGGCGCACCCCGACGTGTTCAACCTGCTGCTGCAGGTGCTCGACGACGGACGCCTGACCGATGGACAGGGGCGCACGGTGGACTTCCGCAACACCGTCATCGTGATGACCTCGAACATCGGCAGCGAGTTCCTCGCGTCGCGCTCCGGCGCCATCGGCTTCCTCGCCGACGGCGGCGGTCCCACCGGCTTCGGCAGCGAGAAGGACCTGCGCGACCGCGTCATGGGTCGCCTGCGTGAGGCGATGCGGCCGGAGTTCCTCAACCGCATCGACGAGATCGTCACGTTCCGCAAGCTCGACCGCGTGCAGCTCGAGCGCATCGTGCACCTGCTGCTGCAGGCGACGAGCGCGCGGCTGGCCCGCCGCGAGGTGGCGCTGGAGGTCACGGACGCCGCGGCGGCCTGGATCGCCGAGCACGGCTACGAGCCGGAGTACGGCGCACGGCCCCTGCGCCGGCTCATCCAGCGCGAGGTCGATGACCGGATCGCCGAGCTGTTCGTCGACGGCGTGCTCGTGGACGGGGGATCGGTCACGGTGGATGCTGCGGACGGCGCCCTCGTCGTGACCGCCGGGGCGGAGCTCGCCCAGGCCGCATGA
- the nhaA gene encoding Na+/H+ antiporter NhaA, producing MTAVSLLPSRPSAPARAKKKHVSGDRLSAALMLIGVGLAMLWANLPGDTYETVWSMPAAFSIGGVQVTFTLHQFVNDALMTLFFFLVGLEVKRELTIGELTDRSRAAVPIVAALAGLVIPALVFFAFAGSTDAADAWGVVISTDTAFLLGALAIVGPKFPSRLRMFLLTLAVVDDIGALIVIGLFYSGGLSLWPLAAAVVLMALLALVRYLPVGRGFAYSVLAIGLWIAVALGGIHPTLAGVAVALLIPVFAPRRSDVERTAELTLAFRESPNPAYAAAVTRSLRESLSINERIDNAWRPYIAYGVLPLFALANAGVHIDGQTLMDAAASPVAWGIVVGLVVGKFVGITGATLLMRVLGKGQLAPGLGLNRVAGGAALSGIGFTIALFIVPIAIDDPHTADLARVAVLAASVIAFLLGWATLVAGDRIWPPQPVGAKLVRPVDPDRDHLAGPLSARYTIVEYGDFECPFCSRATGSVDAVRAHFGDDILWVWRHLPLDGPHPHAQQAAQAAEAAGLQGRFYDMARLLFSRQGSLDTDDLFAYALELGLDEERFAADFRSPKVLRRVQDDRLDAEVMDLNTTPTFFVNGKRHVGPYDSASLIRIVETPLSERHVK from the coding sequence GTGACCGCCGTCTCGTTGCTGCCGTCCCGTCCGTCCGCGCCGGCCCGCGCCAAGAAGAAGCACGTCTCGGGCGACCGCCTCTCCGCGGCGCTCATGCTCATCGGCGTCGGTCTGGCCATGCTGTGGGCGAACCTGCCGGGCGACACCTACGAGACGGTCTGGTCGATGCCCGCCGCGTTCTCGATCGGCGGCGTGCAGGTCACTTTCACGCTGCATCAGTTCGTCAACGACGCGCTGATGACCCTCTTCTTCTTCCTCGTCGGACTGGAGGTCAAGCGCGAGCTGACGATCGGCGAGCTCACCGACCGCTCCCGCGCCGCCGTGCCGATCGTCGCCGCGCTGGCGGGACTCGTCATCCCCGCGCTCGTGTTCTTCGCGTTCGCGGGCTCCACGGACGCCGCGGACGCGTGGGGCGTCGTGATCTCCACGGACACGGCCTTCCTGCTCGGTGCTCTGGCGATCGTCGGCCCGAAGTTCCCGTCGCGGCTGCGGATGTTCCTCCTCACCCTCGCCGTCGTCGACGACATCGGCGCGCTCATCGTGATCGGCCTGTTCTACAGCGGCGGTCTCAGCCTCTGGCCCCTCGCCGCAGCGGTCGTGCTCATGGCGCTGCTGGCCCTCGTTCGCTACCTGCCCGTCGGCCGCGGCTTCGCCTACTCGGTCCTCGCCATCGGGCTGTGGATCGCCGTCGCGCTGGGCGGCATCCATCCCACCCTCGCCGGCGTCGCCGTGGCCCTGCTCATCCCCGTGTTCGCGCCGCGGCGCTCGGACGTCGAGCGCACGGCGGAGCTCACCCTCGCCTTCCGCGAGTCGCCGAACCCGGCCTACGCCGCGGCGGTGACCCGGAGTCTGCGTGAGTCGCTGTCCATCAACGAGCGCATCGACAACGCCTGGCGGCCGTACATCGCCTACGGCGTGCTGCCGCTGTTCGCGCTCGCGAACGCCGGGGTCCACATCGACGGACAGACGCTGATGGATGCCGCGGCCTCTCCGGTCGCGTGGGGCATCGTCGTCGGTCTCGTGGTGGGCAAGTTCGTCGGCATCACCGGTGCGACGCTGCTGATGCGCGTGCTCGGCAAGGGGCAGCTCGCGCCGGGGCTGGGGCTGAATCGCGTCGCCGGGGGAGCGGCCCTGTCGGGTATCGGGTTCACGATCGCCCTGTTCATCGTGCCGATCGCCATCGACGACCCGCACACAGCCGATCTCGCGCGGGTGGCGGTGCTCGCGGCATCCGTCATCGCCTTCCTGCTGGGCTGGGCGACGCTGGTGGCCGGCGACCGCATCTGGCCGCCGCAGCCTGTCGGGGCCAAGCTCGTGCGCCCGGTCGACCCCGATCGCGATCACCTCGCGGGACCCCTGAGCGCGCGCTACACGATCGTCGAGTACGGCGACTTCGAATGCCCGTTCTGCAGCCGCGCCACCGGATCGGTCGACGCGGTGCGCGCGCATTTCGGCGACGACATCCTCTGGGTGTGGCGGCATCTGCCCCTCGACGGTCCGCACCCGCACGCGCAGCAGGCGGCGCAGGCCGCGGAGGCGGCGGGGCTCCAGGGCCGGTTCTACGACATGGCCCGCCTCCTGTTCTCGCGACAGGGCAGCCTGGACACCGACGACCTGTTCGCCTACGCCCTCGAACTCGGCCTCGACGAGGAGCGCTTCGCGGCGGACTTCCGCTCGCCGAAAGTGCTGCGTCGCGTGCAGGACGATCGGCTCGACGCCGAGGTGATGGACCTCAACACGACGCCGACGTTCTTCGTCAACGGCAAGCGCCACGTCGGTCCGTACGACTCCGCGTCGCTGATCCGCATCGTCGAGACGCCGCTGTCGGAGCGCCATGTGAAGTGA
- a CDS encoding VOC family protein, whose product MDWKIELVFVPVTDVDRARDFYTSIGFHLDHDQSPSDGLRFVQLTPPGSACSIAFGTGLEIDLEPGRQNTIQVVVPDADRALADLRAVGVAARGVDDLGWGRFVSFDDPDGNTWTLQQLPSRD is encoded by the coding sequence GTGGACTGGAAGATCGAGCTCGTCTTCGTGCCGGTGACCGACGTGGACCGTGCCAGGGACTTCTACACGTCCATCGGCTTCCACCTCGACCACGACCAGTCGCCCTCCGACGGGCTGCGCTTCGTGCAGCTGACCCCGCCCGGATCGGCCTGCTCCATCGCCTTCGGCACCGGTCTCGAGATCGACCTCGAACCCGGTCGTCAGAACACCATCCAGGTGGTCGTGCCCGACGCCGACCGCGCGCTCGCCGATCTGCGGGCGGTCGGCGTCGCCGCGCGAGGCGTGGACGACCTCGGCTGGGGACGCTTCGTCTCCTTCGACGACCCCGACGGCAACACCTGGACGCTGCAGCAGCTCCCGTCGCGGGACTGA
- a CDS encoding MarR family winged helix-turn-helix transcriptional regulator, protein MPARGGDDVAAETPPFSPVIALLTVAAIWDARLEHELRDLGLSTRKYALLAHVEATPGISFSELARRSQITVQSVHTAARSLAEAGFVVDANAHAGAASDLRVTPEGIRLLRAADARLAALDATFGGGAPTLTSALEGLHERPFEGSAASE, encoded by the coding sequence GTGCCAGCCAGAGGAGGCGACGACGTGGCCGCCGAGACGCCCCCCTTCAGCCCGGTCATCGCCCTGTTGACCGTCGCCGCGATCTGGGACGCCCGGCTCGAGCATGAGCTGCGCGACCTCGGACTCTCCACGCGCAAGTACGCCCTTCTCGCGCATGTCGAGGCGACGCCGGGCATCTCCTTCAGCGAGCTCGCGCGCCGTTCCCAGATCACGGTGCAGAGCGTCCACACCGCGGCGCGCTCGCTCGCGGAGGCCGGCTTCGTCGTCGACGCGAACGCGCACGCCGGCGCAGCCTCCGACCTGCGGGTCACGCCGGAGGGCATCCGCCTGCTGCGCGCGGCCGACGCCCGCCTCGCCGCGCTCGACGCGACCTTCGGCGGCGGTGCGCCGACGCTGACGTCGGCGCTGGAGGGCCTCCACGAGCGCCCGTTCGAGGGGTCCGCAGCCTCGGAGTGA